One window from the genome of Bartonella sp. WD16.2 encodes:
- the mutL gene encoding DNA mismatch repair endonuclease MutL yields MIIRHLSETIINQIAAGEVIERPANVVKELVENAIDAGATRIEIVTANGGKNFIRVSDNGCGISKDQLTLAISRHCTSKLVDDVHNICFLGFRGEALPSIGSVAKLKLISRTQDADSAAEIIVTAGKIEGPKPAAANSGTTVEVRDLFFVTPARLKFMKTDSAEMNAITDMIKRIAIAFPHIRFSLSGKDRTLMELPATENNTQGQLERITQIMGKEFGSNSITLNAERETARLTGFACLPSFNRGNSLHQFVYVNGRPVRDKFLSGAIRGAYTDVMAPNRHAVSILFIDLPPADVDVNVHPAKADVRFRDPGLIRGLIIGAIHESLRQTGIRPTSTGSKAMLAAFQRQSFKTFRSPHQPFSYSPQPQYVTPGTTPTDHKPVDIPDSADLRENITPMIEYINTPSSDVSTVTHPPTSEELHYPLGAAKAQIHKNYIVAQTKNSLIIVDQHAAHERLVYEALKNALYSKPLPSQLLLIPEIVELSEEDAACLLVHKDVLQKFGLGIEAFGSGAIVVRETPTMLGEINAQALIKDLVDEASEYDTTDNLKAMLNHVAATMACHSSIRSGRLLHPKEMNALLRQMEATPNSSTCNHGRPTYIELKLADIERLFGRK; encoded by the coding sequence ATGATCATACGCCACCTCAGCGAAACCATTATTAACCAAATTGCCGCCGGTGAAGTTATTGAACGGCCAGCTAATGTTGTCAAAGAACTTGTTGAAAATGCTATTGATGCAGGAGCAACCCGTATCGAAATTGTTACAGCAAACGGTGGAAAAAATTTTATAAGAGTAAGTGATAATGGCTGTGGTATCTCAAAAGATCAATTAACTTTAGCGATTTCTCGTCATTGCACGTCTAAACTTGTCGATGATGTACATAATATTTGCTTCCTTGGTTTTCGAGGAGAAGCTTTACCTTCTATTGGTTCTGTTGCTAAACTTAAACTCATTTCACGAACACAAGACGCTGATAGCGCTGCTGAAATTATCGTTACTGCAGGAAAAATTGAAGGACCAAAACCTGCTGCTGCTAATTCTGGAACAACTGTTGAAGTTCGTGACCTTTTTTTTGTGACACCAGCACGACTAAAATTCATGAAAACTGATAGCGCTGAAATGAACGCTATCACAGATATGATTAAACGAATTGCCATCGCATTTCCACATATCCGCTTTTCTCTTTCTGGTAAAGATCGAACGCTCATGGAATTACCCGCAACTGAAAACAACACCCAAGGGCAATTAGAGCGTATTACACAGATTATGGGAAAAGAGTTTGGTTCCAACAGTATTACACTAAATGCTGAGCGTGAAACAGCTCGTTTAACTGGTTTTGCGTGTTTGCCATCTTTCAATCGTGGTAATAGCCTTCATCAATTTGTCTATGTTAATGGGCGCCCAGTGCGTGATAAGTTTTTATCGGGAGCAATCCGGGGGGCTTACACCGATGTTATGGCTCCAAATCGCCATGCTGTATCTATTCTTTTTATTGATTTGCCACCTGCCGATGTAGATGTCAATGTGCATCCAGCAAAAGCTGATGTAAGATTCCGTGATCCCGGTTTAATTCGCGGATTAATTATTGGAGCCATTCATGAATCATTACGTCAGACTGGCATTCGCCCCACCTCAACGGGCTCTAAAGCAATGTTAGCTGCATTTCAAAGACAATCATTCAAAACTTTTAGAAGCCCTCATCAGCCTTTTTCTTATAGTCCGCAGCCACAGTATGTTACACCAGGAACTACACCAACAGATCATAAACCAGTAGATATTCCCGACTCTGCTGATTTACGAGAAAATATCACCCCTATGATAGAGTATATAAACACACCTAGTAGTGACGTAAGTACTGTGACTCACCCCCCTACATCAGAAGAGTTACACTATCCATTAGGGGCTGCAAAAGCACAAATTCATAAAAACTATATTGTCGCTCAAACCAAAAATAGTTTGATTATTGTAGATCAGCATGCTGCCCATGAAAGATTGGTTTATGAAGCTCTTAAAAATGCACTTTACTCTAAACCATTGCCTTCACAACTACTGCTTATTCCTGAAATTGTAGAACTCTCTGAAGAAGATGCAGCGTGTCTTTTAGTGCATAAAGATGTTTTGCAGAAATTTGGTTTAGGAATTGAAGCATTTGGATCAGGGGCAATCGTAGTGCGTGAAACACCTACCATGTTAGGGGAAATCAATGCACAAGCTCTTATCAAAGACCTTGTCGATGAAGCGTCTGAATATGATACCACAGATAATTTAAAAGCAATGCTCAATCATGTTGCAGCGACAATGGCTTGTCATAGTTCAATACGTTCAGGACGCCTTTTGCATCCTAAAGAGATGAATGCTCTTTTACGACAAATGGAAGCAACACCTAATTCAAGCACATGTAATCATGGCCGCCCTACTTATATTGAACTCAAACTAGCCGATATAGAACGTCTTTTTGGAAGAAAATAA
- a CDS encoding 2'-deoxycytidine 5'-triphosphate deaminase, with the protein MVCTSGILADSDIQVLIDNSILKAICSFDADQIQPASIDLRLGKKAYRIRASFMPGPDTKVFDKLERLKLHEFDLQDGAVLETGCVYIVPLLESLDLPNVFSAVANPKSSTGRLDVFTRVITDNAQEFDKICAGYHGPLYLEISPRTFPILVRTGSRLSQLRFRKGQNYLNGIELHALHRNEMLISDDFPNISDDGIGLSVNLKGNEEGLVGYRGKHHTSVIDIDQCCVANVLDFWEPIYDCGKMELVLDPDEFYILVSQEAIHVPPLYAAEMTPFNPLVGEFRVHYAGFFDPGFGHTQAGGKGARAVLEVRSHEVPFILEHGQMIGHLVYERMLNRPSLLYGHDIGSHYQAQGLKLSKHFK; encoded by the coding sequence ATGGTATGCACGAGCGGTATTCTCGCAGATAGTGATATACAAGTTTTAATTGATAATAGCATTCTTAAAGCTATTTGCTCATTTGATGCCGATCAAATACAGCCTGCGAGTATTGATTTACGTTTGGGAAAAAAAGCGTATCGTATACGTGCTTCCTTTATGCCAGGGCCGGATACAAAAGTTTTCGATAAGCTTGAACGGTTAAAATTACATGAATTTGATTTGCAAGATGGGGCAGTTTTAGAAACAGGTTGTGTTTATATTGTTCCTCTTTTGGAAAGTTTGGATTTGCCAAATGTTTTTTCTGCGGTCGCTAATCCTAAAAGTTCTACGGGACGGTTAGATGTTTTTACACGTGTGATTACAGATAATGCTCAAGAATTTGATAAAATTTGTGCAGGTTATCATGGTCCGCTTTATCTTGAAATTAGTCCACGCACATTTCCGATTTTAGTGCGTACAGGTTCGCGTCTATCACAACTTCGATTTCGTAAGGGGCAAAATTATTTGAATGGGATTGAGTTACATGCTTTGCATAGAAACGAAATGCTTATATCAGATGATTTTCCCAATATTAGTGACGATGGTATTGGGCTTTCTGTTAATTTGAAAGGAAACGAAGAGGGGCTTGTGGGTTATCGCGGTAAACATCATACAAGTGTCATTGATATTGATCAATGTTGTGTTGCTAACGTTTTAGATTTTTGGGAGCCTATTTATGATTGTGGTAAAATGGAATTGGTTCTTGATCCTGATGAGTTTTATATTTTAGTTTCGCAAGAGGCTATCCATGTTCCACCGCTTTATGCTGCTGAAATGACACCATTTAATCCTTTAGTTGGTGAATTTAGAGTACACTATGCAGGTTTTTTTGATCCAGGATTCGGGCATACACAGGCAGGTGGAAAGGGAGCCAGGGCGGTTTTAGAAGTACGTAGCCATGAGGTTCCATTTATTTTGGAGCATGGTCAAATGATCGGTCATTTGGTATATGAGCGTATGCTAAATCGACCCTCACTTCTTTATGGGCATGATATTGGCTCGCATTATCAAGCACAAGGATTAAAACTATCTAAGCATTTTAAATGA
- the lldD gene encoding FMN-dependent L-lactate dehydrogenase LldD codes for MIISSTFDYRKAAKRRLPPFLFHYIDGGAYAEETMQRNYRDLHALTLRQRILKQVGEVDLSIQIFDQILGMPVVLAPVGLTGMYARRGEVKAARAAVAKGIPFTLSSVSVCSIAEVQAAVGNAFWFQLYVLKDRGFMRDVLERSWAAGVRTLVFTVDMPVPGARYRDAHSGMSGPYARLRRMLQAVVHPHWAWNVGVMGRPHDLGNVSTYLHKKIKLEDYIGWLDANFDPSIAWRDLQWIRDFWKGQIILKGILDPQDAREAVQFGADGIVVSNHGGRQLDGVLSTVRALPTIAEAVKGDLTILADSGVRSGLDVVRMVAQGANAVMIGRAFAYALAATGEKGVAHLLDLFAKEMRVAMTLIGARSIKEITRENLVNVDIYKS; via the coding sequence GTGATTATTTCTTCAACTTTTGATTATCGCAAAGCAGCAAAACGTCGGTTACCTCCTTTTTTATTTCACTATATTGATGGTGGTGCTTATGCTGAAGAAACGATGCAGCGTAATTATAGAGATCTTCACGCACTTACATTACGTCAACGGATTCTTAAGCAAGTTGGAGAAGTTGATCTTTCAATTCAGATTTTTGATCAAATATTAGGTATGCCGGTTGTGCTCGCACCTGTTGGATTAACTGGTATGTATGCGCGTCGTGGTGAAGTAAAAGCTGCACGTGCGGCTGTTGCGAAAGGTATTCCTTTTACTTTATCTTCCGTTTCAGTTTGCTCTATTGCAGAAGTACAGGCAGCAGTTGGAAATGCATTTTGGTTTCAGCTTTATGTTCTCAAAGATCGTGGGTTTATGCGTGATGTGTTAGAGCGATCTTGGGCAGCTGGTGTACGCACATTGGTTTTTACAGTTGATATGCCGGTTCCTGGTGCACGTTATCGTGATGCTCATTCGGGGATGTCTGGACCTTATGCTAGGTTACGCCGTATGTTACAAGCTGTTGTACATCCTCACTGGGCTTGGAATGTTGGTGTTATGGGGCGTCCACATGACCTTGGAAATGTTTCCACTTATCTTCACAAGAAAATTAAACTAGAAGATTATATTGGTTGGCTCGATGCAAATTTTGATCCATCGATTGCTTGGCGTGATTTACAATGGATTCGGGATTTTTGGAAAGGACAAATAATTCTGAAGGGTATCCTTGATCCACAAGATGCACGTGAAGCAGTGCAATTTGGTGCTGATGGTATTGTTGTTTCTAATCATGGTGGGCGTCAACTTGATGGAGTGCTGTCAACTGTGCGGGCATTGCCAACAATTGCGGAGGCCGTAAAAGGTGATTTGACTATTTTGGCTGACTCTGGCGTTCGGTCTGGCCTTGATGTTGTACGTATGGTGGCACAAGGGGCGAATGCCGTTATGATTGGCCGTGCCTTTGCTTATGCGCTTGCTGCGACAGGTGAGAAAGGTGTTGCTCATCTCCTTGATCTTTTTGCTAAAGAAATGCGAGTGGCTATGACATTGATTGGTGCCCGTTCAATAAAAGAAATCACACGTGAAAATTTAGTTAATGTGGATATCTATAAGAGTTGA
- a CDS encoding outer membrane protein — protein MYVKYLITVFIFVFLALSAGRAESGIIPRESMAVAPSVIVTPVFSWAGFYLGGQIGVFSSKTDLSSSYLKNGDVEKWALIKKDFMPKLSGFVGGFYAGANVSFGNNFILGVDTDIVLFNKKDIKTIDINDGGENKELKNKNVTRDSEGIVSASGYDTYNEDVVPKIKFATYNHTLKQKWVGATRARIGFVADRVMPYIAGGVSYTQFQDILLRSNEEQGQIMINTIGEKRTMIGYIFGVGVDFAMIGNTILRTEYRYSGFGKQKFTKNGIERSYKANDFRIGMAYKF, from the coding sequence ATGTATGTGAAATATTTAATAACAGTATTTATTTTTGTTTTTCTTGCACTTTCTGCGGGACGAGCAGAAAGTGGTATAATTCCTCGAGAATCGATGGCCGTTGCGCCATCAGTTATTGTTACTCCTGTTTTTTCTTGGGCAGGTTTTTATCTTGGAGGTCAGATTGGTGTTTTTTCGAGTAAAACTGATCTAAGTTCAAGTTATTTAAAGAATGGTGATGTTGAAAAATGGGCTTTAATTAAGAAAGATTTTATGCCTAAACTTTCAGGGTTTGTTGGAGGTTTTTATGCAGGTGCCAATGTTAGTTTCGGGAATAATTTTATTCTAGGTGTTGATACGGATATAGTTTTGTTTAATAAAAAGGACATAAAAACTATTGATATAAACGATGGTGGTGAAAATAAAGAGTTAAAAAATAAAAACGTAACGAGAGATTCTGAAGGAATAGTTTCTGCTTCTGGTTATGATACTTATAATGAAGACGTTGTTCCAAAAATTAAATTTGCAACTTATAATCATACTTTAAAACAGAAATGGGTTGGTGCTACGCGGGCACGTATCGGTTTTGTTGCTGATCGTGTTATGCCTTATATCGCTGGTGGTGTTTCTTATACGCAGTTTCAAGATATCTTATTGAGATCGAACGAAGAACAAGGTCAAATAATGATTAATACAATAGGAGAAAAAAGGACAATGATTGGTTATATTTTTGGTGTTGGTGTTGATTTTGCGATGATAGGTAACACTATTTTGCGTACAGAGTATCGTTATTCGGGTTTTGGTAAACAGAAATTCACAAAGAATGGAATTGAGCGTAGTTATAAAGCTAATGATTTCCGTATAGGTATGGCCTATAAATTCTAA